From Pagrus major chromosome 2, Pma_NU_1.0, one genomic window encodes:
- the fzd9b gene encoding frizzled-9b, with product MSVDGCPLKVVIFLWCLLVISGSSFEIGSYDLERGRPAKCEPIVIPMCEGIGYNLTRMPNFMDHDDQKEAAIKLNEFAPLVAYGCDVHLRFFLCSLYAPMCTDKVSTSIPACRPMCEQAREKCAPIMKKFSYTWPDSLDCSKLPTRNDPNALCMEAPENETRTEVKKGEGMLPVPPRPRQPGTSSGRSPGGTASCENPDKFQFVEKSQSCAPRCSPAVDVFWSRQDKDFAFIWMTVWSILCFVSTAFTVLTFLLEPHRFQYPERPIIFLSMCYNVYSVAFIIRSVAGAENIACDREDGELYIIQEGLESTGCTIVFLILYYFGMASSIWWVILTLTWFLAAGKKWGHEAIEAHSNYFHMAAWGIPALKTIIILTMRKVAGDELTGLCYVGSMDSGALTGFVLIPLSCYLIIGTSFILTGFVALFHIRKVMKTEGTNTEKLEKLMVKIGIYSILYTVPATCVIVCYFYERLNMDYWKLRGLQMKCGSFNGLSSDCSLQTSVPTVAVFMLKIFMSLVVGITSGVWVWSSKTLQTWQGLCSRKLTDRTRSRKPCSGVSCGSTHCHYKSPAVVLHMAKTDLHSDNPTHV from the coding sequence ATGAGCGTGGACGGCTGCCCGCTGAAGGTGGTGATTTTTCTGTGGTGTCTGCTGGTGATTTCTGGCTCCAGCTTTGAGATCGGCTCCTACGACCTGGAACGAGGCAGACCAGCCAAGTGCGAGCCCATCGTGATCCCCATGTGCGAGGGGATCGGCTACAACCTGACCCGGATGCCCAACTTCATGGACCACGACGACCAGAAGGAGGCTGCCATCAAGCTGAACGAGTTCGCCCCTCTGGTGGCTTACGGCTGTGATGTGCACCTCcgcttcttcctctgctccctctACGCCCCCATGTGCACGGACAAAGTGTCCACCTCCATCCCGGCCTGCAGACCCATGTGCGAGCAGGCCAGGGAGAAGTGTGCCCCCATCATGAAGAAGTTCAGCTACACCTGGCCCGACTCGCTCGACTGCTCCAAGCTGCCCACCAGGAACGACCCCAACGCTCTGTGCATGGAGGCCCCCGAGAACGAGACCAGGACGGAGGTCAAGAAAGGCGAGGGCATGCTTCCGGTGCCCCCTCGCCCCAGGCAGCCGGGCACCAGCAGCGGACGCTCTCCGGGCGGCACGGCCTCCTGTGAGAACCCAGACAAGTTCCAGTTTGTGGAGAAGAGCCAGTCGTGTGCGCCCCGCTGCTCCCCCGCTGTGGACGTCTTCTGGTCCAGGCAGGACAAGGACTTTGCCTTCATTTGGATGACGGTGTGGTCCATCCTGTGCTTCGTCTCCACCGCCTTCACAGTCCTCACCTTCCTCCTGGAGCCTCACCGCTTCCAGTACCCCGAGCGGCCCATCATCTTCCTGTCCATGTGCTACAACGTCTACTCTGTGGCCTTCATCATCCGCTCGGTGGCCGGGGCCGAGAACATCGCCTGCGACAGGGAGGACGGCGAGCTGTACATCATCCAGGAAGGGCTGGAGTCCACGGGCTGCACCATCGTCTTCCTCATCCTCTACTACTTCGGCATGGCCTCCTCCATCTGGTGGGTCATCCTCACCCTCACCTGGTTCCTGGCTGCGGGGAAGAAGTGGGGCCACGAGGCTATCGAAGCCCACAGCAACTACTTCCACATGGCTGCGTGGGGCATCCCCGCTCTCAAGACTATCATCATCCTCACAATGAGGAAGGTGGCTGGAGACGAGCTGACCGGCCTGTGCTATGTGGGAAGCATGGACTCTGGGGCGCTCACAGGCTTCGTCCTCATCCCCCTGTCCTGCTACCTGATCATCGGCACCTCCTTCATCCTCACCGGCTTCGTGGCTCTCTTCCACATCCGGAAAGTGATGAAGACGGAGGGCACCAACACGGAGAAGCTGGAGAAGCTCATGGTGAAAATCGGCATCTACTCCATCCTCTACACGGTGCCGGCCACCTGCGTCATCGTCTGCTACTTCTACGAGAGGCTGAACATGGACTACTGGAagctgagggggctgcagaTGAAGTGCGGCTCGTTCAACGGGCTCAGCAGCGACTGCTCGCTGCAGACGTCCGTGCCCACGGTGGCCGTGTTCATGCTGAAGATCTTCATGTCGCTGGTGGTGGGCATCACCAGCGGGGTGTGGGTGTGGAGCTCCAAGACCCTGCAGACCTGGCAGGGCCTGTGCAGCAGGAAGCTGACAGACAGGACTAGAAGCAGGAAACCCTGCAGCGGGGTGAGCTGCGGCAGCACACACTGCCACTACAAATCTCCTGCTGTGGTTCTGCACATGGCCAAGACTGACCTGCACTCAGACAACCCCACACATGTCTGA